Proteins co-encoded in one Enterobacter sp. R4-368 genomic window:
- a CDS encoding Bax inhibitor-1/YccA family protein, translating to MDRFPRSDSIVQHSRTGLQTYMAQVYGWMTCGLLLTAFVAWYAARSEAIMSFVFSSQITFFGLVIAQLAVVFVLSGLIHKLSAGLATTLFMLYSALTGLTISSILLVYTAQSIAATFVVTAGMFGAMSLYGYTTKRDLSGLGSMLFMGLIGILLASLVNFWLKSEALMWAVTYIGVVIFVGLTAYDTQKLKNIGQQIDVRDASQLRKSSILGALTLYLDFINLFLMLLRIFGNRR from the coding sequence ATGGACCGTTTCCCTCGTTCTGATTCAATTGTTCAGCACAGCCGTACCGGCTTACAAACGTATATGGCGCAGGTATATGGCTGGATGACCTGCGGCCTGCTGCTGACGGCGTTTGTCGCCTGGTACGCCGCGCGCAGCGAAGCCATCATGTCGTTCGTGTTTTCCAGCCAGATAACCTTCTTTGGCCTGGTGATTGCGCAACTGGCGGTGGTGTTTGTGCTCTCCGGGCTGATTCATAAGCTGAGCGCCGGGCTGGCAACCACGCTGTTTATGCTCTATTCGGCGCTAACAGGGCTAACGATTTCCAGTATTTTGCTGGTTTATACCGCGCAATCTATTGCCGCCACCTTTGTCGTCACCGCCGGGATGTTTGGCGCGATGAGCCTGTATGGTTACACCACCAAACGCGATCTCAGCGGCCTCGGCAGCATGCTGTTTATGGGGCTGATTGGTATTCTGCTGGCCTCACTGGTCAACTTCTGGCTGAAAAGTGAAGCGCTGATGTGGGCAGTAACTTATATCGGGGTGGTGATTTTCGTTGGTCTGACCGCCTACGACACGCAGAAGCTGAAAAATATCGGTCAGCAAATCGATGTTCGCGACGCGTCGCAGCTGCGTAAATCCTCCATTCTCGGCGCGCTGACGCTGTACCTCGACTTCATCAACCTGTTCCTGATGCTGTTGCGTATTTTCGGCAACCGCCGTTAA
- a CDS encoding Bax inhibitor-1 family protein, which translates to MKPFGWIQPAQVAPAELMVNICLWLAAGMALSIATAWLVLDVMAIRAFSEHSAIIVLLLILWFVAALVLNVLFDRFNTWLALAGLALMSILSGLLLASLFPLAGIIVHLAITGGMYLLGAAIAHFAGSSLRGSGYYWLMALAGLLLAIAVNSLRHSGLLLWFGSIMAVLFFSAVSAYKSKSIAVSARELYAREFTTVQSSAIRGALAIWLGVITAFFRTLELLSYLLPGTSSR; encoded by the coding sequence GTGAAACCCTTTGGCTGGATCCAGCCTGCACAGGTCGCGCCTGCAGAGCTGATGGTCAATATTTGCTTATGGCTGGCGGCAGGAATGGCGCTGAGTATCGCCACGGCCTGGCTGGTGCTGGATGTCATGGCGATCCGCGCGTTTAGCGAACACAGCGCGATTATTGTGCTGCTGTTGATCCTCTGGTTTGTCGCCGCCCTGGTGCTCAACGTTCTTTTTGACCGCTTCAATACCTGGCTGGCGTTAGCCGGTCTGGCGCTGATGAGTATCCTCTCGGGTTTGCTGCTCGCCAGCCTGTTTCCGCTCGCCGGGATTATCGTCCATCTGGCGATTACCGGTGGCATGTATCTGCTTGGCGCAGCGATTGCCCATTTTGCCGGTTCATCCCTGCGCGGCAGCGGTTACTACTGGCTGATGGCGCTGGCAGGTTTGTTGCTGGCGATAGCCGTAAACAGCCTGCGTCACAGCGGTCTGTTACTGTGGTTCGGTAGCATAATGGCGGTGCTGTTCTTTAGCGCCGTGAGCGCATACAAAAGCAAGTCCATCGCCGTAAGCGCCCGTGAGCTCTACGCCCGCGAATTTACCACCGTGCAGAGCAGTGCGATCCGTGGCGCACTGGCTATCTGGCTTGGGGTCATCACCGCGTTTTTCAGAACGCTGGAACTGCTGTCGTATCTCTTACCTGGCACCAGCTCGCGCTAA